The Cynocephalus volans isolate mCynVol1 chromosome 16, mCynVol1.pri, whole genome shotgun sequence DNA segment TACCTCTCTTGGCTTCCGTTTCACCTCAGGAAATCTGGGTGGCCACCTGTGGCTCAGGCTGACCTTTTTGAAAAGAGCAGGTTTCTTAAGTATGGCCAGTCCAGTACGTCTGCTTTGTCTGGACTGCCCCTGCTTGGTCTGCATGACAGTGGCAGCTTTGCTCACAGGGGCACAGGTGGCAGAGGAGGGGGCTTCTCCAGGTCCAGCTTGACTTCTCCCCAGAGGTGCGGAGAGAAAGTTTACTGATGGAGGAAGCAAGGCCCAGCAGGACTCCTCCAGGGAGGTATCCACTGTGTCTCTCTGCCTGTCAACATTTGTTAGGAAATGGGGTCTGGGTGGAGCAGAGCTCCTCTCCTCAAGCAGTGCCTGGGCTGTGTGATGTAGGGATCCTGCCCTGACCACTGAGGGCTGGGGCCTTGATGTAAAAGAACAGTTGCTGGCAGCCAAAAGGGGGCAAGATCTGGAACCCTAGAGGCTGGCTTCAGCATGATCTCACCTAGTTTCAGAGTAACATTCATATCCCCCAAGTGCTGGCCCAAAAGTCCAGAAtgaggggagggggctggcccCAGAGCTCAGTTGCACTTGAAGAGCCTCTGGGTTTGGGATCAGAAGGAGCAGGATGTCCCTGCTGCCTTCTGCCAGCCTGTGCCCCTGGGAGAAGTGACCTCGGTCCCCTTCCAAACCCAAACTTACCCCTGCCTGGGGCCCGCCAGAATTCAGCCAAGTTTGGAGGGTCAAAGCTGCTGGGGCTCAGGGTGGGGAAGTAGGCACCACTACAGGCCCAGAGCTCTGGATGAGAATCACCAGAAGTAAAGGTGCTCAGGCCAAGAGGGAGTTTTTGTGAGCAGGCCCCTGGGTGGGCAAGCCTCCCTCCACTGGCTGGAATTTGATTTCTGGTTATAAAGCACTGGCCCAGTTTGCGAGGCCCCTGAACTGCCCCAGGAGCCACTGCAGGTGGGAACACAGGCAGCTGGTCCACCTGCCGCCTGTTGTGTCCAGCCGGCCTGCAGACCTTGCTGCAGCTCCCACCCACCTTTGCTCCATGTGTGGAGGGTCCTGTCCCAGAAATGGGAGCCACGTTCCCTGACAATCCCCCCCACACACCTTTAGCAATATACTGTTACCATTTGGGGAGTGGGATGAAGTCTGAACAGCCCACCTGCCAGAGGACCCCCAAAAGGCCAAATCTGCCAGCCTTGGCCTTGAGACACTGTTCACCCCAACACCTGGAGAAAGATGAACACTCAAGATTTTGAGCTCCTTCCCCCAAGACTGCTGAGTCTCAGAGCCACTTTGCATGAAACCTGACCAGTACCAGGACTTCTGAGACATCAGCCTTGGGTAGAGGCTAGCTTATGGGTGTACCAAGAGGTGGGAGCGGCTGGCAAATCTGGTCTCTTGAGTCTTTGTGATGCCAAAAAGAGAAATCAGGGAGGGTGGGGCTGTAACTGTGTCTTCTATTTGTTGGTTGAAGCCAGCCAGCAGATGTGGGACTTTTTATTCCAGCAGCGTTGGTTGCAGGGAGGTTGGTTTCCAAGGGGCAGTCCTGCCAGGCTGCAAGTCCCCCATTTCCCTAGTACCTCATAGTCCACGCCAAATAGGAAGGGATGGCCTCTGTGTAGCCAAATTGATCTTAAGTGTGCCTTTGGGGATGGACCCACGTTCATGACTATGTTGAGGGCCATCCAGATGCTGCCTCCAGGGCTAGCACATGTTCTACAGGCTGGCTGCAGTGGGACTGCTGCCCATctcagcagagcagagggctGGGGGTCCCAGACAGCCAAGCTTGAGCTGGGGAGTGGGCAATAAGAATGGTTGGCCCCTGTGCTGCTGTGACGGGAGGGAGAAATTCCAGCTCACTGCACAGCCTGAGAGGAATGGGTCCCCACGCACTGGGCTCTGGCAGCAgcttccctccctgtccccaggcagccaggcctcctccctgcctccctcttaagAGGGGCTGACATCCTCGAGTTTTGCAGCTCCTTTCACACCAAGTACTCTGTTGCCTTACAGGCTCTGAAGCCAGGCCAACAGCAGCTCTCCAAGCCCTTGGGGGTAACCCTGGGGTTCCATAAGCTGTTGGAGAAATAAGGCTGGCTGTCCCTGGCTGGCTGAGCTGATTGTACTTGTCCCCAGCAGCCAGGTCTCTCCAAACCCTGATTTGGTGCCTTTCTGTTTACCAGCTACTTCAATCCCAAAGTCTGAATCTGCGAACTCCTTTACTCCCAACCGCTTTGCCTTCTTGCTGCGTCCCTTGCGTTTCCTGGTGCTCATGACCCCCAGCAGTTTGTGTCCAGCAGAGCTTGCGCACCCACATGCAGGTGCCTGACCCTCTGCTGGAAAGCTGCACCAGATGCTCAGTTGGTCGCCTTATGTTTACCAATAAATAAAAGtagtactttttatatttttatttgctgctatttgtgcgtgtgtgtgtgtgtgtagttaggcATCTGTCACACATCTGACTTAAGTATTCGCTGTTTCTTTATTCCAAAGGGTCCTGTGGGAACTGTATCACAGTGTGTATTGGATGGATGTTTTAACTCCTATCTTTATTTGCTTCTGTATTGGACTAGAAAGAAGTGGCCAATGTGTCCTCTTCCTTAGAGGTTTtggcatattttcatatatatatatttttttggtacCAAAAAGAGTGTTCCTTGTTTTGGTTACGCTCAAAATTCTGACCTTGCTAGAGAGAGTTCTGAGCCTAGAGGTTTCATTAGGGTAAAACTTTGGGGGAGAACCAGAGCTTTGAACCAATGCCAGTCACTGGcttgatttgtgttttttaattaaaaaaaaaaaaaaaaaagccaaatcaTTCATGTATGCCACTTCTAATTGCTTTAAACTATGGCTGTTTGTTTGCTTccttaaaagagagagaacaaaagtgGATATGTTATTGCCCTGGGAAAAAAAGATCTTTGTTGAAACAGGACAGCAGCCCAGCCCCCATATTTAATTAGGACCAACCAGTTCAGGGAAACGCTTCCCCCAGGAAGCCCGAGatggtttgggggagggggtgggtggccgaggggggtgggggagaccagTTTCCTCAAGTGCGTCTCATAATTCTGTGGGGTTCTAAGATTTTGGAAAACTAACAGTAGCataggttaaaaaaattttttagacatgttaatttattttacagGGGAAGATATTAGCAAATGGTGTCAGAAGATTTTGGTCTTTGTTAACTCTTagtatatcaataaatatttttttaaacttttcagcCCGGTGTATGTCACGAGTGATGCCTGGAAACACAACAAACTCTTCACTTTACCTTTCTTGAGGCAAAATATTCATCCGGACATGGCCTGAAGTGtggcacagaaaaaaatcaaagactttAGGAAAGTCTTAATCCTATTCATGGAATGCAGAAAAAGATGTTTTTCTAAGCAAGGGATAGGGGTTGCTTTTAAGATTGAGTCCCCGCACCTGCAATTCACAACTGAGGGCGGTGGGGCATCCCAGTGGACATATGGCAGAGTGGAGACAACCTTGGTTGTCACATTGGGGGTTGgatgttactggcatctagtgggtagagaccaagCATGGTGATAAATCTCCTATGGTGCACAGGAAGCCCCccgcccccaacacacacacaatgatcCTTCTTGGGACGTCTGTGGTGCTAAGTTTGAGAGACCGTGGTTTAATGGAAAAGATAGGAAAAagcaaactaataaaataatgggAGAAGTCAGGAATGCTGCAATATATAACATCCCTTTGAGGATGGacagtttgctcacttggttgGGGTGCAAACAGATAACAGCAAgatcacgggttcagatccccaaaccagacagccaccaaaaataaagtcACTTTAAGACATCTCCTACATATTTAAGGTTAAAGGAAATCAagcctctcccccccccccacgccCCCTGTATCTAAAGATACCGTGCTGGAAAGCTACTCGACTCCTTGAATCCACCACATGTGGTAACACTTTAAAAGAACACAGCTATAAAATTCCAGGGGAGTTGCTGTGAAGCTCAAGCAGCTTGGAGTCAGAGGAGCCACTGCAATTCCTAACCCGTGGCTCATAATACAGAGATGATTTGCTTATTATATAACCTTCCCTGGTCCTTTAAGGTTTGCATTACCCTCAGCATGAATTTATTCATAAATCTCAGCCCCCAGGGAAAATTGATCTCCTTTGCAGTGAAGAAGGAAGCTGGGCCTAGAAGTTGTGGCCACTGGTTGAAGGCTAGCTGGGGCAAGGCCTGAATGTTTTAGTTTAGGAGCAGGTTCCCACTACAGATAGCAACGAAACCCCCAGCTCTACCCGGCTCCAGAAGGGCCTGCGAGTTCGAAATCAGATTCTTGCGGAGATGGCTGctggtgttttttcttttgttgccttctggaggctctagctGTTTTGTTTTGGAGAGGGTGGGCAGGGGTGATCCCAGCCGTCCTGTCCTCTGGCTTTTGAAAGCAGCAGAAAGGGGTTGGGAAGGACCAGGAGAGAGCAAGCTAGCCAAGCAGAAGCAGGCACTCTGCCCCGATGGCGAGCCAGGCTTTCTTTCCTGAGAGCCCATTTCTACCCAGACTCAGCCAGAAGGGCGCGGGGCCTTGGCCCACACTGGCCTTTGTTAGTTTCTGCGCTGCTGATCTGATCGCCTAATCCACCGCCTTCCCAGAAGAATGGGTTGGGCTGCAAGGGGCCTGACTCGGCCCGAGGGCCCGGCCCCGCGCCGCCCCAACCTGCCCGATGGTGCCTGGCCCGATCGGTGCAGCGGGGCTCGGAGGACGGGGACCGGGCGGCGGGacacctccttcctcccttccacccTCGTGGCCCAAGGGCGCGGTGCTTTTTGGTGGGAGGAGATGAGGCTTTCTCTGCTCCTGTCCAGAATCAGAAAGGCACCGGCCTCCCCGGGGAAGGGGGCGGGAGCCAGCGACAGGGGCTGAGGCCGCCGCCTCCAGAGGGCGCGCGCGTCCCACGAAGCTCGGGCCGCCGGCGCTTTGGACGGCGCGGGGGAGGGGGTCGGGGTGGCTCCTGCCGCTGCAGGCTGCCCCGGAACGCGACAGCTCGACCTGCGCCCCCGCCGCTCCGAGCGGCCCCCAGCCACCTCGGTGGCTCAAGTCTCGAGAGGAAAGCCGCCTCCCAGCCCCTCTCGCCGTGCTCAGCCCCAGGACTGCGGTGGCACCCTGCAGCTGTGGAGCCCCGCCAGGCCCTGAGCCGCCCCCATCTCGGACTCCAGCTGCGTCCGAGGCCCCTCTGGGCCTGGAGGACTTTTGGGTGAGAAGAGGACCCTAGAGTATGAGCCCCCAGAGCCCCCAAGGGCCTGGGTCAGGCCTGCGCGCCGCCGGCCTCCCGCGCACAGCACAGGGCCTCGACCAGGATGGGTAGGCTGCGAGCATCAAGGTGACAGAAAACGGATCTGATCCAACACTCTGCAAAGAGCATACATATTCCAGGTCACCCAGCATTTGTGCTGAGAGAGGCTACGTGCTGGCAGCGGCCACAGGAGCTGGCCCGGCCCTCCGGACGCGGGGGAACTGACCCGGGCTTGAGACGGCGCCGCGGGGCCGAGGCCGCCACCACTGGTCTCCGCAGGTGTGGAGGGTTCCCGGAGAACCTGCCGAGGAAACGCAACCCGCGGAAGCAGCTTCTGAAGCTGGGGTTGGTGGTGGCCAGCGAGCCCGGAAAAAGGACCGTGTCGCGCCCTCTCTGCTGCCCAAGCACGAGCCCACCCCGCTGCTCCAAACACCCGGGAGAGCACACGGGAGGGGTCGCCGCCCGGGGAACGGGGCCACAGCTGCGAGGCTGGTCTCAGGCCAGGACCCTCGCCAACCACCCCACCCACCTTCCTCGCCCTCCGACGTCCCCCGCTCGCTGGAGAGCCCAGCAAAGAGCTGACCGGGCCCGGCACAGGGACCTTGGACCCTTGGCAGCCTGCGACCCTACTCGGCCTGTGGCGCAGGCCGCTCACGTCCAAAGGGCACTTGCTCCACGACACCCTGCCTGGAGCCCGGGCACCGGGCCACTTCTTCCTCCCGAGCGCTCCCACACAGGTCGCAGAGTTGGGAGAGGGAGGCGGGGAGTGCTCCGCCCGAGGCTGGGCCAGCGACTCTGCGGTCAAGAGCAGGAGACGCGCGGGCCACCCCGTGTTCACGCTCCCCTCTGCGAGCGCACCTGGGGTCGCGGCCTTTGCTGGGAGCGACGTCTGCGGGGGAgtgtggaggtggagctgggttCAGTGAGATGGCCTCTTTGGGGATCCCGAGGGTGGCTCTCCCGTGCCGGCTTCACGACCCCGCCCCCACTGCCGCGAAGGCTGCGGCCGGAAAGGGCCGAAAAcgccctcacccccaccctgagGTCGCTCTTCCCTCCACCGTCCCTTGCCCAGGGTCGGGGTTTGGGCCGGCCGAGACGACCAGGGGCGGAGAGGAGGCTGCGGGGACGGGAGGGGGCGCGCGGGGCTGCGGCGCGGCGGCTCCGGGCTCACTAATCACATCAGCGCGTTCTCGTCGGCTCCAAGCAGGCAGTTGCCTAGCAATGCCCACGAATTCAATTCCTCAATCAATAGGCGCGAGGTCTGCATTTCGGGGAGCGCTGGCGAGGCTGGGTGGGTCTGGGGGGGCGGGTCCCACGACGGCGCCGGGGGGCAGGCTCGGAAGGCCGGGGACCGAGGCTTCAAGGCGCCCAGGCCTCGGGGATCAGCGGCGTCCTCCGGCCTGGGGGTGGGGCGCGCGAGGGAGCCCCATCAGAGGAAAGGGGAATCCGGAGGTCACAGCGCATCCTCCCGGGGTCCCCGACTTCTGCCCACAATCCAAAGGAAGGGCCACTAAGCAGTGTCACAGCCCGCTGCCTCCCAAGCCCCCTTGTGTCTCCGCTACGTGGGGTTCCCCCGGGTGGGTTAGAGCCTCTGCGGGAATCGTTGGGGGCGAGAGTGGGCTGGGCCACGAGAGAGGGGGGACGGGACCTCTCCAGCAGGGGTGCCCCGTCTCTCTGCTtatgggaaaaaagagagaaaaccgaCACACGTCTCTATTTACAAAGTATATATTTAAACACGTAAAAAGCGGTATTGGATACAGACACTGACGACCGCAGAAGACAGGTACCGAAGCTTCACTCTTGAGCTGAGGCGGAGATAGATTCGAGATTTGTACACTTCTTAGGATTAAATCAACCCAACACACGCACATCCCGCGCGGTTGCAGACTCCCAGCCACGTGGCCCTCGgcccctgcccacccaccccccaggTCAGCGTCGCAAGAGCGAGCGACGGAGACACACACGCTCGGCCGAGGACAGACGGCAGGACACAGGGGCGGTGGGGGCCGTCGGAGGCAAGGGGCACAGtcacagggagggagggagggagggggtagaggaaGGACTAGAGGGGAGAGTGGCAGCCAGGGAAAGACACGTGTCCCCGAGTTACCGTCCACTCGGTAGCAGACTTGTCCTTTCAAAGAAGTTTCATCTGAAAATAGCGTCGACATTTAAATAGATACACTCGGTCAACGGCGCTTCTTTATACAAAGTCTAAAATACCAGTTTTACAAACGTGAGCAGATAAAAATCCCCATTCCAAGGGCTTCTCTTTATAGGCGCAACTCGAtatccaaaaagaaacaaaaccacgTAGTACAtcactttcctcttttttctctttaaaggcAAGAAAGtctggaagggagggagaggctgAGAAGCTGGACGTGGGAGGCCGGGAGTGCGGAGCAGGATGAGGCTGGGGTCCCCTCCCGGCCCCCTCAGCCGCAGCCCcggctccccggctcccctcccCCGACGAGCAGAGGAGCGAGACCTTCGCTGGCCCTTTAAGGGCAGGGGAGGGCGGGGAGGCAGGATCGGCGATCGGGGGGACGCGGGTGGGGTGCAGGGGCCCGGTTTGTGCTTTTGAGTCCAAAGAGATCGTGCGCGTAGCCCTGGGCGCGCGGCGTGGCTCCGAGTGCGCCGTGGCGGGGGCGCCCGGGACCCGCCGCGGCGCACGGCCTCCCCCGCCGCGGCCGTCTGCAGCCCCAGCCCCCGCTCCTCCCGCCCCCTCCGGCGGAGTTTGAATGTCGAGTTCAAACAGAGAACACTCCGCGAACCGAAAAGGCCTATAAATTACAGCTTTTGCTTTTAAGAagggagaggggggaaaaaaaggaaaacgcCAAAGTTCCGATGCGCATTCCTGGATGGAAACCCCGCCtcgcccctcctcctcctcctcgcccgGCCCGAGCCGCGGGGCTGCGAGTCCTGCTCCAGCCCCGACCCCGCTCGCGGCCGCCGCGCCTCCCTCCGTGGGTCCCGCGGGCTGGGCGCGTCTGGCCCTGCGTCCGTCCGAGGCCCGGGGCCCGCCCTCCGGAGGGAGGGGGCTCGTCCAGCTCGTCCCGGGAGGCGGGGGGCGCCGTGTCCTCTTCGGGCGAAGCTGGACGACGCGCAAAGGAAAAGTCCACCCCGGACACTTTTCTTGTGAAACAACTGTCTCCGACTCTGGGCACCGACACGCAATCCTCCCAATTTATCCTGGCATTTCGGGAATGTAAACAGATTcgctggattttcttttctttctgcggAGTAAGGAAAGGAATCGAGGGAACGGGAAGATTTTCTCCACGACACACACCCCTCTAGTAAAGTGCATTTCCTGGTGTGGCCCTGGGGGGGGAACCTCCTGCTCCCCACCCGTGACTTTTTACCCTCAACATCACACACGAAAAAGTGATTCAATTTAATACTTTTCCCCGCTAATAGActtcttaatcttaaaaaaaaattttaaaaaatttttttaaagtagaagaaaaacagactgaccccaccccccttttttctGATTGGGGAGCCAACCTTTTGTTGGCCTGGCTGGCcaatgggaagagagaaaaaatccgGGCCCTGCCTTGGTGCCAGGAATCTGGCACtgggctgtgggaggaggggtaaGGGGGGCAGGCTGACTCCCTCCAGACACCAGCAGAAACCCCCCAGTGCCCAGGACCCCAACTTTCCTGGTGCCCTGGGGGGCcctcctgccccagctcaggCTGTCTGCCCCCACTAAACCACACTGAATCTCTCTCCTCTCGTTTAAATAAAACAACTTCAAGagttgaaatatatatatttagatatttttcttaaataacataTTTACATCTAATAGAAAATATAACTCTAGAGATAATCTTTCCAACCAAActgagggagaggaaagaggaatgaaAAGGGCCTCACGGGTGTAAAGTTAGGGACAGGACCAGCCAAAAGGCCACATCCCACCCAGAAATTAAAAGCACTATGCCAAGTCTGCACTCACTCCCTCGCCTGCTCTCATCCCAGGCTCACCCCCTCCCCTGCAAttcatcttttctctttaaaaaagccTTGGTCCGTGTTACTTTCCTTAATGGTGACGGTCAAAAAGTTTGAGGTCACATCGGTAACCACCACCTTTTCCAGGTTAGTCAGGGAGGGGCTCCAGGACTCCTCCTCCGGGTCCCCCAGgattctggccactgggatcctgGCGATGAGGGACGGCCTTCCGCCCTGAGCCCCCATGTCCCGATACAGGCCGCCCACAGAGCTGGGGGTGCCTGAGCCATGCCGGACCCGGTGGCCACCAGGGTCCAGCGCACCCTGGCCTTTGGCCTCCAGGAAGGTGGCCCTGTGCTTTATGACCCTGGCCGGGAAGGTGTCCACAGCCAGTCTGCCCGTGGCCTCGGCTGAGCTAGGGCTGGTCACACCACACTGCACCAGGTCTGAGTCCTGTCTTCGGGCCAGCTGGATCACGCTGTGGCCGGCGGGGAACTTTCCTGCCCCAGAAGGGGCCTCTTCAAGCTTCCTGCCCTTGAGGTAATCTCCGAGGCCGTCGCTGGGTTCTCCCAAGGGCCTCTGTGAGGGGTCCAGGAGCTCTTTCCGGGGCTTGGGGCCTCGCTTCTTGGAGCTGTCCCCCGGTGAGCTGGGCTTGTCATCCACACGGCTGGTACCCCGCTctcgctccct contains these protein-coding regions:
- the CBX8 gene encoding chromobox protein homolog 8 isoform X2, translated to MELYGPKKRGPKPKTFLLKAQAKAKAKTYEFRSDSARGIRIPYPGRSPQDLASTSRAREGLRNMGLSPPGSSSSTSSTCRVEPPRDRERERERERERERERERERERERGTSRVDDKPSSPGDSSKKRGPKPRKELLDPSQRPLGEPSDGLGDYLKGRKLEEAPSGAGKFPAGHSVIQLARRQDSDLVQCGVTSPSSAEATGRLAVDTFPARVIKHRATFLEAKGQGALDPGGHRVRHGSGTPSSVGGLYRDMGAQGGRPSLIARIPVARILGDPEEESWSPSLTNLEKVVVTDVTSNFLTVTIKESNTDQGFFKEKR
- the CBX8 gene encoding chromobox protein homolog 8 isoform X1, with protein sequence MELSAVGERVFAAEALLKRRIRKGRMEYLVKWKGWSQKYSTWEPEENILDARLLAAFEEREREMELYGPKKRGPKPKTFLLKAQAKAKAKTYEFRSDSARGIRIPYPGRSPQDLASTSRAREGLRNMGLSPPGSSSSTSSTCRVEPPRDRERERERERERERERERERERERGTSRVDDKPSSPGDSSKKRGPKPRKELLDPSQRPLGEPSDGLGDYLKGRKLEEAPSGAGKFPAGHSVIQLARRQDSDLVQCGVTSPSSAEATGRLAVDTFPARVIKHRATFLEAKGQGALDPGGHRVRHGSGTPSSVGGLYRDMGAQGGRPSLIARIPVARILGDPEEESWSPSLTNLEKVVVTDVTSNFLTVTIKESNTDQGFFKEKR